From a single Wolbachia endosymbiont of Oedothorax gibbosus genomic region:
- a CDS encoding tyrosine recombinase XerC, giving the protein MDLGSIIEKWYEWLRCNRFYSPNTLESYMRDLKDLISFLNTHIGGEVNVGTLEKLSVPELRSWLTSRYARGVNARSNTRALSVIRNFFKYIKSNYNIDNEAVFSLSRPIQRRTLPKALSIPDIKTLVKEMKLSDLGEPWVIKREIAIIVLLYGTGLRISEALNLRVSDINNESLIVTGKGDKQRQVFILPVVKKCIQEYVKACPYLDEAQYLFVGVRGKKLGRTYVANRLQKIRRMLNLPEILSPHAFRHSFATHLLQEDIDIRSIQQLLGHSSLETTQVYTHLNYQDVFNMYKNFQQSLEKKSKL; this is encoded by the coding sequence GTGGACCTCGGTTCAATCATTGAAAAATGGTATGAGTGGCTGAGGTGCAACAGATTTTATTCACCAAACACTTTAGAGTCATACATGAGGGACTTGAAGGATCTTATAAGTTTCCTAAATACTCACATTGGTGGAGAAGTGAATGTTGGCACTTTGGAAAAATTGAGCGTACCTGAGTTAAGAAGTTGGCTTACCTCTCGTTACGCAAGAGGTGTAAATGCAAGATCTAACACTCGAGCACTCTCAGTAATCAGAAATTTTTTCAAGTACATAAAAAGCAACTACAATATAGACAATGAAGCTGTATTTTCCTTGTCAAGGCCGATTCAGAGAAGAACTCTGCCCAAAGCATTATCAATACCTGATATAAAAACTTTGGTGAAAGAAATGAAATTATCTGACTTGGGTGAACCTTGGGTGATAAAAAGAGAAATTGCGATTATCGTCCTGCTATATGGTACAGGCTTAAGAATCAGTGAAGCGTTGAACCTTAGGGTTAGTGATATTAACAATGAAAGTTTAATAGTAACAGGTAAGGGAGATAAACAAAGGCAGGTATTCATTCTTCCGGTAGTAAAAAAATGTATACAGGAATATGTAAAAGCTTGTCCTTACCTTGATGAAGCACAATATCTCTTTGTGGGAGTAAGGGGAAAAAAATTGGGAAGAACTTATGTGGCCAATCGTTTGCAGAAAATAAGGAGAATGTTAAATTTACCAGAAATTTTATCTCCACATGCATTTCGTCATAGTTTTGCTACTCATTTGCTTCAGGAAGATATTGACATAAGATCAATACAACAACTGCTTGGTCATTCGAGTCTTGAGACCACTCAAGTTTACACTCACCTCAATTATCAAGATGTTTTTAATATGTATAAGAATTTCCAACAGAGTTTGGAGAAGAAGTCAAAACTTTAA